The following coding sequences lie in one Bacillota bacterium genomic window:
- a CDS encoding AMP-binding protein has product MTVHHPAMSRALRNTIGDALHRSVRRNPEKDAILFGERRWTYAELDAAVNRVAHSLLARGLAKGDRVAFYGRNSDIYVIGWLACTRAGLIHVPINYMLRGEELLYIVHQSGSRALWYDEDLAAWVEAVHDRAGAEIYGSLEELLEAALDPAGDAGEVAVDVVETDVAQLLYTSGTTAAP; this is encoded by the coding sequence ATGACCGTCCATCACCCCGCCATGAGCCGCGCCCTGCGCAACACCATCGGCGACGCGCTGCATCGCTCGGTGCGCAGGAACCCGGAGAAGGACGCGATTCTCTTCGGTGAGCGGCGCTGGACGTATGCGGAACTAGACGCGGCCGTAAACAGGGTCGCGCACAGCCTTCTGGCCCGCGGCCTCGCGAAGGGTGACCGGGTCGCCTTCTACGGGCGCAACTCCGACATCTACGTCATCGGCTGGCTGGCCTGCACCCGCGCCGGCCTCATCCACGTGCCCATCAACTACATGCTGAGGGGTGAGGAACTGCTCTACATCGTTCACCAGTCCGGCAGCCGGGCGCTGTGGTACGACGAAGATCTGGCCGCATGGGTCGAGGCGGTGCACGACCGGGCCGGAGCGGAGATCTACGGCAGCCTGGAGGAGCTTCTGGAAGCGGCGCTCGACCCCGCCGGCGACGCGGGCGAGGTGGCGGTCGACGTGGTGGAGACCGACGTGGCCCAGCTCCTGTACACGTCCGGCACGACGGCGGCGCCC